The nucleotide sequence TGGCTCTTCTTTTACTGGTTGTTTGAAACTGTTCCTCTCAGGCAGTTCAGTACATGTAGATGCATGGTCTACAGTTGGATACAGatatatatacagatatgtGTTGTTGGCAAAGGGGTCACAGTAACTTCAGTCGTATTATCATTTTTCAGGCCATTTGCCAAACTCCTCATAATTTGTCATTATGAGGACATATTTGTATATGTAACCCTCAACCAACAAGTTGACTTTTAGACATCTCACTTACATTGTTATAAGACAGCTGGGTGGATGTGTGTCATTGTCCCTGTACTGGTAAAGTTTGATGAAATCTTTGACACACAAAACTATCACAATAATGACCATGTCTGATTATAACTAATAATTAGCTCCTGACTTAGTGAAATATTTCTGTTATAGTTATATCATCCGATATGCATATTAAAAGTTTTAGCAATGCTATAAAGCCATTataacaaagaaatgtaattgaagcttgatttttttcagtttatccATATTCTTATCAATAACTATATATGAAAAGATAATAGTGATAAGAATTATTGCTCGTACTTCGTGGTCTATTGCCATTGCAACAGTTAAAGCTTTGTCGCCCTATGGCACACGCATATCTGATGGTACCACTGCGTGTTTACATTCCTTCTGCTTGTTTTCAAGGACTGTATGTTGGCTCTTTGGTTTGTGACTGGGAAAGCCCAGGAGAGAAgtgtgtcacacacagacacatgcagagaCTCTTGAGTCACGGAGCACAGAGCACCACATCTGCAACTATTTCACTTTAGTGATAATTACAGACCAATTGAGTTATTGAGTCATCAGACCATAACTGGAAGATTAATTAGCGATAAAAGTTGCTTGCCgcagctttattttgaaagtgatGAAGTCGTATCCCTGACTGTTGCACCTTTTTGGCAAGTTGGGTTTGTCAGACCCACAGGATGCAGAGGAAAGGTGCTGCCCCGGTCATGTGCCCAGAGAAAGCCAGtaggagcaggaggtggagcgATGACGAAGGCACATAATTGGCTCTTGGTAGGAGTGTGTAATCCTCTGGGGTTAGAACAAGGGGTAGTGGCAGAGAGCATGgtgcacacatacatgtacagtaCGTGCCTTGCCTTGATATACTGCTGCTGAGCACAGGGTCACTGACAGGAACTCTGTGGTCGTGTCTCCAAACCAAACAGCTGTTGTTTTAACAGGGGATGTCCCTCTGTTCCAAGTTTCTAACAGGAAgtttgttctctctcctccagcgaCAGATAAAGCACTTgtcccctcctcttcatccaccCTCCCCTGCACGTCTCTGGAGTTATTCTGCTTGACCTAGTTGAACGACACGCTGACGAGTGCACACAGCCTGCAGAGAAAGCACAGCATGGTCAGATCATTTCAGTTCAGTCTCTCATGTTATGAGGGACCACACAGCACCATGTCGTGTAAGCTGTAGGTAAATTCAAATGGAAATAAGATTGACACAGTTCAGTTCAGCAGGATGATGGAAGTAGTTTCAATAACAGCTCCAGAGAATGGATCGTTGCCGTGTTGCCTGTTTCTCATTTCTGAGTGTTGggctcctctgcctctgtgggTGTGGCCCTGTGACTCATAGCTGCTCGGAGTATGGGAGAGTCAAACTTTACAACCTTCATGGTTCGTGTGTTTCCACTTGCGGTTGGATTGAAGTGAGGAGGGTAGATTTGTTTTCAGCCTTGCACAACTTTAGGATTTTTACTTGActtattttttcaatttgacTTTCAGATTCACATTGTGTCTATTGTTTTTAAATCgttttctgccttttttctGAGTgagtcacttcctgtcaggcCCTATGCCAGTTGCCAGGAACaagctctgtctgctgctgtgtttttttcttgtctatattaaacaaatgaaaaactcaagtTCTCTTGCTGAACATGACACAAACGCACACCAGGAAAAACTGCAGGATATTCCCATTTAGTACTGATTCGAGGCTGACCGTCACTTGAGGTCTTTTGTCTCTAAAATAGATTTCTGTGGATCAGACCTGCGTTTCAATACCTCCTTACATCAaactccttcttttcttttctatctcCCCcactttcctgtctctctcagctCCAGCTACTCCACAGCAGCGTTAGAGTTTGAGAAGGAGCACCAGATTGCTCCTGTGTACGAGTCGCCCAGGATGTCACGGCGGAGCCTGCGTCTGCAGACCAGTGCCGGTCACTATGGCAACGAGAGCCTGGCCGATCATCATCCGCAGAACCACAGCAACAGCACCAGCAGCTACACCAGCACCAGGAGAGAAACACGGTGAGACTAACGATGGGTACTATCTCTCCCGCATGTCGGCCAACCAGAGAGTATCAGTAAATGTTCTGcatttttatctctgtcttttGGTATTTGGGTTTATATCATTGTAGCGGCTTCAACCTGCCTCTGTCATACTCCTCAACACGCACCAATACTCACATCTCTActtgtttcctgtctctgttcTCCCAGGACACTGCGTAGCAAAAAGCAGCTGACCAGCTCCAACTTACTGTCTCTATCTCTGAGCCAAGCAGCCACACCGAGGAAAGCCCTCTCCTTCTCAGCTGTTAGTACCCCGATCAACAGCGGCAGCATTCAGGAAAGAAACACGGTGTCCGACGCCTCCCTGCACAGCTCCATCCAGGACCAGTCCCTAATGAGACGACGCACCATCACCACGACCACCACCTCCATGTCTGTGGGTGGTCACTGGGGTCAGTTGAAGAACATagtgttcagacctggtattaacatccgtcctgagagagtGGTGTCAGGAAGGACTGAATAAATTACAGACTTTTaccaatttaagaaaagtatcaatCATGATGTGGTGGTCAGGGTTCACAAACAAATCAGCATATCGAAAAGAGTAAGAATACGTGTGGCCCAGGATGGATCTAAGTTCACACTGCGTatagaatgtggccacatggcTGCCTGAATTTAAAGCAAATGCAGAATGTACAGCTGAGGTTTCTCACTGTATCCTACATTCAAAGTATTTGAACTTGTTATTTAGTCAATAAGTAATTCTTGTTTGTTATTGACATAGCTTAATGGTCTTAGTTTCCTGTAGAGAGTTGCCTGCAGGTTTTCAGTGAAGCCTGTATAACAACTCATAATGGGCCATATAGCATTGCTGAACTAATGTTATCATTATCTGGCTCGTCTCAGTCATTCTTAATTTCCTGGTAAAAATTAATTTCCATGGTAAAATTACAAAGATTAGAAACCGTTAGAAAGTAGCACAATCATAAGCACTAGTTTGAGAAAGAAATCTATTACTGTTGTAATATCTCTTAACGAAAATTGAACAAACTGCTATAATGAGTATTGATGATATATAGCAGTACGATCACTGCTGCTTCTTTAACAAATGCAGTTATgagttcattttacttcattgTACTTAATTGTAATTATATGCAGATACAGATTTCAGATTATAAATTAATATGTGCAAGACAATGCATTGTTATATAGTTAATTAAACCACACAGATTTAGCTCAGTACAACCCCAGcagtgtattttctttcacattcatttgtgGCTTTAATACTTTGTGAATTTAactttttgccttttttcttgGTCTTTTCTTCCAAAATAATGTTCTCTCATTTATCCGCGTACATGCTGTTCTCCCTCAGGGAAGAGCTCCAGCACCGACCACTGCTCATCAAACGTAAACGGCGACGCCAGCATTTCAGAGTCGCACGCCTCGCTCGCTAATGGCTACATCTGCAAAGACTGCTCTTTACACTCTCAGGAGATGGACTCACTTATCACGCGGTCGTCGCCGTCGTCGTCATCTCAGTCTGCAGAAGATTTCACTGACaacccctcctcctcgtctttaACCTTCACAAGTATATACTCCAGAGACAGGAGTCGGAGGAACAAGACAGGTGAGAAGCTGTGGAGCTGAACTGTGTGTCCATATCTTAATTCAGCTGTGACGATGAGAATGTAATTGATGGTGGTGTCTCTTTCCAGGTGTCCTGATGTCTGTGTCTAACACGTGTATACGCTACAGCAAACGAGTCCTGGCCCCCATCGTGTCCGTAGTCACCCTACTCTTCAACAATGTGCTCTGGCTGGGCTCGAAGGCCAGGAGCCCTCCAGGAAAAGGTACACAAGAAGAGACGTTCTTTGCTCTTCGCCCATgtcattctctttttttcttcttctgtcgtTCGCagtggcagtttttttttcttttactcagATTTGAATAATTCTGGATAAGGGAAAGCTGACTCATTTTTggctcctctttgttttttgcTGATAATTTGgaatcctcctctctctggttTCAACCTTAACAGGCTTTctttcacctctgtccatttGATGGTTTGTTGGTTGGCTGGTCGGTTGTTTTTAAGAAAGAGTACTCTAAATCAACTGGATGGATTCCCTGAAAACTTGGTGTAAGGGTGCAGtttgtgtcagggaagaacgcATTCGATTCTACTGCTGAAATTAAGgatttgtttcacattttctaaCATCAGGCAAGGCATAGTTTtgccagggaataattcatggatcttgatgagagaAATAAGCACATTGACTGcatgaatttaaggggactgttgggccttggttgGAGGTATGCGCTCCATTAAGTGCCATTGTAGTTCTTAATGTTTCTGATCGAGGCTTCGTCTGTTCTATTTCACGTCACCTTATCTTTCCTGTAGTCGGGCTATCCATGGCTTTTTCAGTGGGTGTTTCTATCATCTTCTCTTCCCCGTCATCTTATCTGCTGATCTTTGTGTCTCAAGCGATGCCTCAAGTGTGCATTTTGACTAACAGCAAGTGTGGACGGATGTGTCACCAGGTGTGCTTGCTTCGTTGTCGGCCTCAATGAGACGAGCAGTGTCCTCCAGTGTGACCCAGCTGTGGCTGTTTAAGCAGAACACTCTCCACAGGATGATGGGCTACAGAGCTAATGGCTATGAAGGACAAGGTACCAGCTGTTATTACAAGGGACAAAGGTCAAGGGTCGCAGCTCCTGACCTCGTCTGCTGCTCTTATATTAATGAACCTCCTTGTGAACATTTCTCTCCTGCTTTTttgctcttgtgtttttgcaatAAGAAGAAAGGAGTCTCATATTTGGATAAAAGTAAATGCAGAATTATGCAAATGCAAATTATCTTTATAcgtatgaatgaaattaaaaccaCACAACCCCCAAAACCACATTTTTTTGGATGAAACTGTCACATGATCATTTGCATATATTTTGTGTGCGTCCTCGAGTTCATATGAGGTTATGAAGAGGACGATCACTCGAGCTGAACTAGAGAGACTAAACAAAATTCCAGTCTTGGCTAACATGCACCTCTCTCCCTGTACCACGCTGTTTGACAGCAGGTCAGTTTTATTTCCAGCATCCTGTTGATTTTATCTGGTCTTCTTTCTTAACTGCAGAAGAATTTTATAAACTAGCATGGGTTCCTCTGCTCTTCTgcttgtttctgttgtgtgtatCCAGTTAAGTGGTTTCGTGCCCCTCTTCTCATTTTCCTCCTAAAGACGGAGCTCCTCAGGTCACGGCGGTGGCCCGTGCGTTCACTCTCCCTCCGCAGACTACGCTCCTTTTGTCACCTTTTTCTCACACAATATGTTTTTTAGTTTAATGCgttgtatgtactgtatgttgcaGCTCACACAAGTTTCTGTGGAAGCATGAATGTCAAGGATCTGGTGACTGAAGATGCTTCACATCTTAATCTCAATGGTTCCCTGTGTAAGCAGatgcacacaacaacaacactcaaCATCTCTCTTTCTTGTGGTAGCCATGATTGACAAGAGTTAATAGTATGCATGACCTGTGTGAGGACCAGCGAGCAGAGGTTGTGTGAACTGCTTTAACTAGTCAGCAGTGTGTTGACCCTCATGACCTGCAAAtgcttttcttcctcttaaATTTGTAGCCCAAATCTATTTCAAGGGACCAGTGTAGCACAGAAGCTTCAGTGGAAATCATTCCAAACATataaaagtgtgaaaaaaacattttgaatgaaaATCTACACAATAAATTGTCAGTGAAGTGGACAGTAAAAAAGCTTTTTAGTTCATGAGATGACCTTCATGTTAGAGTTCAATATTTTTTGTCCACACAGATTTAAATATTGAGgtcagtaaaatatttaaagaggAACAATAAAGGTGTTTATCAGTCATGACTGTAGCGAtgaggtctttttttttatatcaagcTCTTCATGGTGTGccaccacacacatgcatgcacaagcattttattttgtcattatttacttatagtttgttgttttattcattccaGTTTTTTCTACTTCGATCATTtgcagattttttgtttttgtgttgccaCTTCTGATGCGTTTACATGTTCATTTACacatccttttgtttttttgtgttttttgcttgTCATGCATTGTTTTGGCACACGCAGGTGATGACTGTAAAGGGAAGCAGTATACTGAGACACACACCATCCTCCTCAAACAGTCCTCCAGGCCTCGACGCCTTGTGGGGGCGCTGTGGAGCGTCTTAGCTTATGCAGGTTAACCACCACTTCTCTTGATGTTGCTGACAGTCTGTTAATATACTGTTGTAATCATAGGTTTAGTTCTGATAAGTTTCAAGCTCAGCCTTTTTTGTGGATATATGAACCACAAGTActgcatttaaatacattttcctccctctcatctTGTCTTCCAGGTTACTGCCTCCTCCAGCCGGGATACTGTGTGGTGAGAGCGGGCAAAGCTTTGGGTTCAGGGGTCGGGACAGCGGCTCAAAAGTTGCTCTCACTGTTTTGGATGCTCCTGGCAGCTCCAGGTCTGCTACACAAAAATACATCTTCTGCTCTTTTCTTGTGCAACATGGTCATATCATGATCTCTTTCCCAGcctaaatgtgtttaaaaatgttttcaatctgCCCAGAGAAGACAGGCCGGGGACTCGTGTGGTTTCTTGCAACAGGATGGTACCAGCTGGTGTCTATCATGTGTCTGCTCAACGTCTTCTTTCTGACACGGTAAGAATCCCTCGGCCGGTCGGACTGACTGTATTTATGCAAGTTATTTCAGATTGTGTATCAGTATATTTTGAAGTTGTTCAGCACATTTTAACAAGACTGTGTTAATACTGTTGTGTGTTAATCTGACCAGTGTGTGACTCTTTGTTTTAGATGCCTTCCCAAACTTTGgaagctcctgctgctcctcctgcctTTTTTGCTCTTCCTTGGTGAGTTTACAAGAACCCTCAATGCCCCTTTCATTTATCATAGGTGTAACAGTGTAGTGAGTGCATAGGGAGAAAAAGCAGCCTGCAGTGAGGCAGTAGATGTTATAACCAGCACACATCCCCAGAGCACGCTGCACATCCAGTATCAGATTCAGGTCAGGCCTTCTGGGCTTCTACTGAGTTACTCCATTCTGTGGTTCAGCCTTGCTCACAAGTACATGCAAGTACATAATGAAACAAACTTTGTTTACTATGTTGCTGTGATGGTCTCATCCATACGCACTACATCTGTTCCGTGTCTGCCAGTCCTAGGAGGGATCTGTCAGGGAGTTTTTCCTAACCTGATTTGAAAGTCTTCAGAGAGAGGGATGTAAGCTGTATAATTTATGATCCTGATTTCTATAAATGACATTTGGCCTGACTTGATTTTGACGTTGAACTAATCAACAATTTTATGCTCTTTCCCTGAATCACTTCGAAGATAAAATAATAGATGAAATAAGTTTTTATATTTCGTGTGACGAATATAGAAAATTCAGCATGTGCTTGCTCCTGTTGGTATTTCAGCTGTAATTATTTTTAAGGAAATATTTAAACCCAAGACGCCATATTTTTATAGCAGCAGTTttactgtgaattaaatgtgtgGGCGGGCTGTGtctcaggaggtggagagggtcATCCCCTAACAACAGGGTTGATGGTTTGATCCCGGCTCCTCCAGCATATGTTAATGCTGTACGAAAGACAAAAcgagctatataaatacagtccattcaCGATTTTTGCCATAGATATAAATATCTCTGATATCTTACATGTTCTTTCATACACATTTACAACCACATATCTTTTTCTGAAGGGTTTGAAGAAATCTGTATTTTGAGTTTATGATTAAGGGTTAACTTCCATTTTCTTCTGTCTATATGCAGCGTTATGGTGGTGGGGTCCGTCCACTTCTGCCCTACTTGCCTACCTCCCTGCTATAAACCTCACCGAGTGGCGACGTGCGTCTCCCTTGACTCTCCTGTCTAACTTGGTGCCAGTTTCTGCTCCAGCTCCCGCCCTTGTTCCCACACCAGAGACCCTGCTGCAGCAGACCCCAGCCTCCCCAGTCTCACAGGCAACAGTAAGATAATTCACAAACTACTATTATAAagcaatgaatgaatgtgaatataAATGACCACATACATAACCAGTGTCTTGCAGTTTGCAGCCTTTTCaactgaaacattttaattgacCATACTTACTACCTcttttttacaaatgtatcCAAACATTCTTCAGAGTTAAATGCTATCTTATGTCTGGTGCAGTGCAGAGGTGTATTTGAGTCACAAAATTGTACTTTTCTTCCTCCATCATTTCcggccttctcctcctctctgtttacTCCTTcattctgctcctcctcttcagcccATCCTTCCACCCGCGGCAGTCTCCTCTGTGGACCTGGAACGTCTTGAACGTGTGGAACGCCAGCTTGCTCTTCTGTGGTCACAAGTCCAGGAGGGGGACCAGAAGCAGGAACAGCGTCATGGGGATGTTCTGGGTCTCTATAGCACGCTGAGGGAGCACGTACACACTCAGACCAACAGGGAGAGCCTGGGACTGTGGGTGTCCTCCCTGCTGGAGCAGAGGCTGGGCATCCTGCGTGgagagctggagcaggagaacacacacagggCGCAGGTGAAACAAGAAACTCTGTTGGACCTGAAACATTTGGgttaaaagaggaaacatttgctcaaaaatatacatacatctcactctttttcctttttatccCTGTTTCATGCAGAGTgaagagcagcagaaacaacagcAAGAGAGTCGGGCAGCGCGACTGGCTGATTTGGAATTGCTGCTCCAAGCTCTGGCTGCACAGACTGAGGTATGAACAGCAGATTCTCTCCTTTCCGCTAAGAAAACAGCTTGAAAACATACCTGTTGAATGACTCTggaaattttttttaattaatttaattattgtgagttattttgttgttgttttagttttagtaaATGTACCAGTGGTACTGCTTTGGCACCTTTTCTGAATCATTTGAACAGCCCAAATGtaaattcaaagtaaaaccaAGTGGATGAAATGGAAAAGCACGGCTCATCTGGTTGTTTTTGGGGCTAATTTGTACAAAGAAACTACGAGATGCTGTATCAAACATCTCATGTAAAGTTTTGATCATCAAGGTAGACAGGACAAAACCGCTTTTCCCTCTTGCGACAATTTTGTAACTGTTATTATGGGTGTCAGAATTacgacatttgtgttttctttgctaTCGTCTGCGATGCTTATCTGTGATGTGTTGTAGGAggtgcagcagaagcagcagcagtttgagcacgagagggaggaaaaggagaaagaggttGTCATtgctgcagcagacacagcACCTATCAGGTATTTACACCAAGAGAAATAAATTCACATTCtttccactttttaaaaatattttgtaaagCAACTTCTTCAAGACTACGACAGCTCACATGCAGATTCTGTCTTTCACTCAGCGTGGGAATAAAACAGGAGGACCATGATGCTCTGCTCGTGGAGGTGCAGAGACTTGAGTTGGAGTTGAGTAAAATAAGAGAGGACCTGCAGGGTGTTGTGGGATGCAAGGGCAGATGTGAGCAGCTAGACAACCTGCAGGAGACGGTAACTAACACAGATAATATCGACCTAGTCTGCCCCTTGCTCTGAAGATATTTCAGATTTACTGTTTCCTCTGAATTTCTTTCTTCCATTATGTCTGTTGATCTGTTTCCCAGATCACAGCCCAGGTGTCCTCTCAGGTGCGTAAGGAGTTGCAGCTTCTGTTCTTTGGCAGTGGTGGGtcaggagaggagcagggagaggtGCCAGAGTCTCTGATCTACTGGCTGTCCCAGCGCTACGTGAGCACACCGGACCTGCAGGCCTCACTGGCCACACTAGAACTGAACATCCTGAGAAACGTGTCGCTGCAGCTGGAGCTTAACCGAGCCGAGACCCTGGGCGAGGCAGAGTCTCAAGCCAAGACCATCGTCAAGACGGTAACTGGGAGTGTCCACCATGCTGTCTCTGCTGAGGGACTGAAAGAAGAGGTAATGAATGTGCACTTCCTACTGTCCACATCATCATCTGACTTAACCACATAATCTAAGAGGTGTTCTGTGAAAATATTGGTTTGCCGTGTGTTTGAGGCTGATATTTGTGTCATGGTCTCTACCTCAGCAAGTGAAGCTGATTGTCCAGAATGCTTTGAGGCTCTACTCCTATGATCGAACAGGCCTGGTGGACTACGCCCTGGAGTCTGGCGGTAAGAGAGAAATCtcacaaatatttcacattgaTTCTGGACCTAGATAGTAGTGAACCCTGTAATGCTGAGGACACTGATAGGCAGACCAGACCCAGCATCTTGAGCTTCAGCACAACTCGCCTCATGTAAATCAGTGGGTGCAGGGTTTCCCTCATGGAACTGGTGGGAGGAGAATCGGTCCAAGTGATAATTATCACACTAACTTCTGATGTCTCACTCAGAAGTGCAGCAGCGTTTTTTCCCATCGCACATCAGCCCAAGAACGTGACTGATTATGTGTCTCTTCTTATCCAACTACAGTTCACCAGACTATCTCTGCTTGAGGCTAATAATTCATCAGCTGCTCCTACAGGAGCATAAAACAGCAGCAtcgtgtgtgtggtccaggtgttactcatgttgtggggacctgaatctgtttaatttgaattattacattttaaggtgtagatatgttttaaggttaggCTCAGGTTATGCAAGTAGTAGCTATCGTTAAGAATAGAGCAGGtgtccaggaaatcaatgtagtAATGGagactcgtgtgtgtgtgtgtgtgtgtgcgtgtgcgtgtgcgtgcgcgtgtgcaGGTGGCAGTATCCTCAGCACCCGCTGCTCTGAGACATATGAGACCAAGACGGCCCTCATGAGTCTGTTTGGACTGCCACTCTGGTACTTCTCCCAGTCTCCGCGTGTTGTCATCCAGGTGAGCCTCACTATGACTTTTCTGTTTTGCTGGTAATTCTTACTGTTTCATGATTGATGGGAACTAAAACTAACTAACCAAGCCAACTTGGTCACAGACATATGTAACTAATTTTGTCCCTTCACTTCTTCTCTTCAGCCTGATGTGTACCCAGGTAACTGCTGGGCATTTAAAGGCTCTCAGGGCTATCTGGTGATCCGACTGTCCCTGAGGATCCTGCCCAAGTCCTTCTGCCTGGAACACATCCCCAAAGCCTTGTCTCCAACTGGAAATATCACCAGCGCCCCTCGCAACTTCACTGTTTACGTAAGCAATCCTGACATGCAGCCTGACAGATGGACACTTTCTAATTCAAAGCAAGCACCAATGATTATTTTTTGTTCATATTCAGGGTCTAGATGATGAGCATCAGGAGGAAGGGAAGCTGCTGGGACTCTACACATACCAGGAGGATGGGGAATCACTGCAAACTTTCCCCATCATGGTAACTGTTGAAGCTCTTCCAAAACTATTAGCAACAAAATTGGGTTCAACATCTGTGACCTGAATCATTTCCACCTTTTTCCGTTTTCAGGAGCAGAACGACAAAGCCTTCCAGATCATCGAGGTGCGTGTGCTGTCTAACTGGGGTCACCCAGACTACACCTGCCTGTACCGCTTCAGAGTCCATGGAGAACCTCGGCCTCAGTGAACCAACCACTACCGTACACACTCATCATATATGACTTATCACCCGATCTGTACATAGCTTTTGCCAACTTCTTAAATATGGAGGGGACTTGGTGGTACTTTATGGCTGTTTTTGTATGAAagccatgaaaacacaaaggtgGTGGGTTGACAGAGGAATGTGCCCAGACAGAATCACGAACATGTTTTTTGATACGGAAAGAATCACAGGAAAGTTTATGTGTGGATTGTAAATGTTGCAGAAGAGGAATAGAACCTTGGAAGAAGCTGAAAGTTCCAGTCCCCTTTTTGTAAAAGGCTTGTTGCACTGAATTAGCCTGCGAGGGCGCCAAGCTCCACTGAGCAGACAAATCCATCCCCCGCTTGGCACCTTCCACTTCTACAGGAGGGTGGATGCCTAAAATGGGGGAGTAGACTCATCTCCGCTCTTTCTTCATACACTGCATCTCTGTCTGGTTTGGTTTCTGTTGTTGATTATCTGGATTTAACTTTATTGTCCTGGTAGAGTCAGGATGCACCTTTTTCTGTGGCGCTGTCCAGGCACGTTACTCCCGTTACGTCTCAGCTGCAACTTTAACTGAGCGGTGTGGACGGCCTG is from Paralichthys olivaceus isolate ysfri-2021 chromosome 5, ASM2471397v2, whole genome shotgun sequence and encodes:
- the sun1b gene encoding SUN domain-containing protein 1 isoform X4, producing the protein MQEESKQRRMTMDFSQLHTYTPPQCAPENTGYTYSLSSSYSTAALEFEKEHQIAPVYESPRMSRRSLRLQTSAGHYGNESLADHHPQNHSNSTSSYTSTRRETRTLRSKKQLTSSNLLSLSLSQAATPRKALSFSAVSTPINSGSIQERNTVSDASLHSSIQDQSLMRRRTITTTTTSMSVGGHWGKSSSTDHCSSNVNGDASISESHASLANGYICKDCSLHSQEMDSLITRSSPSSSSQSAEDFTDNPSSSSLTFTSIYSRDRSRRNKTGVLMSVSNTCIRYSKRVLAPIVSVVTLLFNNVLWLGSKARSPPGKGVLASLSASMRRAVSSSVTQLWLFKQNTLHRMMGYRANGYEGQAHTSFCGSMNVKDLVTEDASHLNLNGSLCYCLLQPGYCVVRAGKALGSGVGTAAQKLLSLFWMLLAAPEKTGRGLVWFLATGWYQLVSIMCLLNVFFLTRCLPKLWKLLLLLLPFLLFLALWWWGPSTSALLAYLPAINLTEWRRASPLTLLSNLVPVSAPAPALVPTPETLLQQTPASPVSQATPILPPAAVSSVDLERLERVERQLALLWSQVQEGDQKQEQRHGDVLGLYSTLREHVHTQTNRESLGLWVSSLLEQRLGILRGELEQENTHRAQSEEQQKQQQESRAARLADLELLLQALAAQTEEVQQKQQQFEHEREEKEKEVVIAAADTAPISVGIKQEDHDALLVEVQRLELELSKIREDLQGVVGCKGRCEQLDNLQETITAQVSSQVRKELQLLFFGSGGSGEEQGEVPESLIYWLSQRYVSTPDLQASLATLELNILRNVSLQLELNRAETLGEAESQAKTIVKTVTGSVHHAVSAEGLKEEQVKLIVQNALRLYSYDRTGLVDYALESGGGSILSTRCSETYETKTALMSLFGLPLWYFSQSPRVVIQPDVYPGNCWAFKGSQGYLVIRLSLRILPKSFCLEHIPKALSPTGNITSAPRNFTVYGLDDEHQEEGKLLGLYTYQEDGESLQTFPIMEQNDKAFQIIEVRVLSNWGHPDYTCLYRFRVHGEPRPQ
- the sun1b gene encoding SUN domain-containing protein 1 isoform X8; translated protein: MQEESKQRRMTMDFSQLHTYTPPQCAPENTGYTYSLSSSYSTAALEFEKEHQIAPVYESPRMSRRSLRLQTSAGHYGNESLADHHPQNHSNSTSSYTSTRRETRTLRSKKQLTSSNLLSLSLSQAATPRKALSFSAVSTPINSGSIQERNTVSDASLHSSIQDQSLMRRRTITTTTTSMSVGGHWGKSSSTDHCSSNVNGDASISESHASLANGYICKDCSLHSQEMDSLITRSSPSSSSQSAEDFTDNPSSSSLTFTSIYSRDRSRRNKTGVLMSVSNTCIRYSKRVLAPIVSVVTLLFNNVLWLGSKARSPPGKGYCLLQPGYCVVRAGKALGSGVGTAAQKLLSLFWMLLAAPEKTGRGLVWFLATGWYQLVSIMCLLNVFFLTRCLPKLWKLLLLLLPFLLFLALWWWGPSTSALLAYLPAINLTEWRRASPLTLLSNLVPVSAPAPALVPTPETLLQQTPASPVSQATPILPPAAVSSVDLERLERVERQLALLWSQVQEGDQKQEQRHGDVLGLYSTLREHVHTQTNRESLGLWVSSLLEQRLGILRGELEQENTHRAQSEEQQKQQQESRAARLADLELLLQALAAQTEEVQQKQQQFEHEREEKEKEVVIAAADTAPISVGIKQEDHDALLVEVQRLELELSKIREDLQGVVGCKGRCEQLDNLQETITAQVSSQVRKELQLLFFGSGGSGEEQGEVPESLIYWLSQRYVSTPDLQASLATLELNILRNVSLQLELNRAETLGEAESQAKTIVKTVTGSVHHAVSAEGLKEEQVKLIVQNALRLYSYDRTGLVDYALESGGGSILSTRCSETYETKTALMSLFGLPLWYFSQSPRVVIQPDVYPGNCWAFKGSQGYLVIRLSLRILPKSFCLEHIPKALSPTGNITSAPRNFTVYGLDDEHQEEGKLLGLYTYQEDGESLQTFPIMEQNDKAFQIIEVRVLSNWGHPDYTCLYRFRVHGEPRPQ
- the sun1b gene encoding SUN domain-containing protein 1 isoform X1 — encoded protein: MQEESKQRRMTMDFSQLHTYTPPQCAPENTGYTYSLSSSYSTAALEFEKEHQIAPVYESPRMSRRSLRLQTSAGHYGNESLADHHPQNHSNSTSSYTSTRRETRTLRSKKQLTSSNLLSLSLSQAATPRKALSFSAVSTPINSGSIQERNTVSDASLHSSIQDQSLMRRRTITTTTTSMSVGGHWGKSSSTDHCSSNVNGDASISESHASLANGYICKDCSLHSQEMDSLITRSSPSSSSQSAEDFTDNPSSSSLTFTSIYSRDRSRRNKTGVLMSVSNTCIRYSKRVLAPIVSVVTLLFNNVLWLGSKARSPPGKGVLASLSASMRRAVSSSVTQLWLFKQNTLHRMMGYRANGYEGQAHTSFCGSMNVKDLVTEDASHLNLNGSLCDDCKGKQYTETHTILLKQSSRPRRLVGALWSVLAYAGYCLLQPGYCVVRAGKALGSGVGTAAQKLLSLFWMLLAAPEKTGRGLVWFLATGWYQLVSIMCLLNVFFLTRCLPKLWKLLLLLLPFLLFLALWWWGPSTSALLAYLPAINLTEWRRASPLTLLSNLVPVSAPAPALVPTPETLLQQTPASPVSQATPILPPAAVSSVDLERLERVERQLALLWSQVQEGDQKQEQRHGDVLGLYSTLREHVHTQTNRESLGLWVSSLLEQRLGILRGELEQENTHRAQSEEQQKQQQESRAARLADLELLLQALAAQTEEVQQKQQQFEHEREEKEKEVVIAAADTAPISVGIKQEDHDALLVEVQRLELELSKIREDLQGVVGCKGRCEQLDNLQETITAQVSSQVRKELQLLFFGSGGSGEEQGEVPESLIYWLSQRYVSTPDLQASLATLELNILRNVSLQLELNRAETLGEAESQAKTIVKTVTGSVHHAVSAEGLKEEQVKLIVQNALRLYSYDRTGLVDYALESGGGSILSTRCSETYETKTALMSLFGLPLWYFSQSPRVVIQPDVYPGNCWAFKGSQGYLVIRLSLRILPKSFCLEHIPKALSPTGNITSAPRNFTVYGLDDEHQEEGKLLGLYTYQEDGESLQTFPIMEQNDKAFQIIEVRVLSNWGHPDYTCLYRFRVHGEPRPQ